A section of the Metabacillus endolithicus genome encodes:
- the motA gene encoding flagellar motor stator protein MotA, translated as MDKTSLIGILLAIIAVGVGMFMKGVSPTVLINPAAILIILLGTAAAVVIAFPTSEIKKVPKLFGIIFKEQKTPTIQELIPLFSDWAQVARKEGLLALEAKLADVEDPFLKSGLLMAVDGQNAEFIRDVMSEEIEAMEERHQGSASIFTQAGTYAPTLGVLGAVVGLIAALSDMSDTDALGHAISAAFVATLMGIFTGYVLWHPFANKLKRKSKHEALVKQVMIEGVLSVLEGQAPKAIEQKLATYLPVTERNKLDAAVTGGESVNG; from the coding sequence ATGGATAAAACGTCATTAATAGGAATATTACTTGCGATTATCGCAGTAGGTGTTGGGATGTTTATGAAAGGTGTTAGTCCTACAGTTTTAATTAACCCAGCCGCAATATTAATTATTCTTTTGGGTACAGCAGCGGCTGTTGTTATTGCTTTCCCAACTAGTGAAATTAAAAAAGTGCCTAAGCTTTTTGGTATTATCTTTAAAGAACAAAAAACTCCTACGATCCAGGAGCTAATCCCTTTATTCTCTGATTGGGCACAAGTTGCACGTAAAGAGGGTTTACTTGCACTTGAAGCAAAACTTGCTGATGTTGAGGATCCTTTCTTAAAAAGTGGATTACTTATGGCAGTAGATGGTCAAAATGCAGAGTTTATTCGTGATGTGATGTCAGAAGAAATTGAAGCAATGGAAGAGCGACACCAAGGTTCAGCATCTATTTTCACACAAGCTGGAACGTATGCACCAACACTTGGAGTACTTGGAGCAGTTGTTGGTTTAATTGCTGCCCTCTCCGACATGAGTGATACTGATGCATTAGGTCATGCAATTAGTGCTGCATTCGTTGCCACATTAATGGGTATTTTTACTGGATACGTATTATGGCATCCATTTGCTAATAAATTAAAGCGGAAGTCAAAGCACGAAGCACTAGTAAAACAGGTTATGATTGAAGGGGTACTTTCTGTTTTAGAAGGACAAGCACCAAAAGCAATCGAGCAAAAGCTAGCAACATATTTGCCAGTTACTGAAAGAAACAAATTAGATGCTGCTGTTACTGGAGGAGAGAGTGTAAATGGCTAA
- a CDS encoding potassium channel family protein, which produces MFLIRFFMKVIHMNNWILIFATLSLILASSYIVYYIEPETFTSPFEGLWWTMTTVATVGYGDVSPTTVNGKIFAMFLYIVGIGLMSIFIGKVIDFFSIRKRLKEEGKLKITTKNHILLINWTKKAAITLEELLKTFEHVRVVIVDENISKIPLQHERVEFVNGNPASIDVLYQANILSSKSIMVFSPDDVLTASQADGHTLLIASMIKGIEKEHNQHIYTICEVSNSNHIHAFNHVNVNEYITANDTAAHLAARSILFNGSSEIIRQLTSHEGYDLYSISKKSEWKTYQDASIALSAKGAILLSNGNDMSIISKLHQPIPSDAKLFIICNDETYFDIVS; this is translated from the coding sequence GTGTTTTTAATTCGATTCTTTATGAAAGTCATACATATGAACAACTGGATACTTATTTTTGCAACATTATCGTTAATATTAGCAAGCAGCTATATTGTTTATTATATTGAACCAGAAACTTTTACAAGCCCTTTCGAAGGATTATGGTGGACAATGACGACTGTTGCAACAGTTGGTTATGGTGATGTTTCACCTACAACTGTAAACGGAAAAATTTTCGCTATGTTTCTGTACATTGTAGGAATTGGCTTAATGAGTATCTTCATTGGTAAAGTAATTGACTTCTTTAGTATCAGAAAACGCTTAAAGGAGGAAGGAAAATTGAAAATCACAACGAAGAACCACATTTTATTAATTAACTGGACAAAAAAAGCCGCCATTACTTTAGAGGAGCTTTTAAAGACTTTTGAGCATGTTCGAGTTGTCATTGTTGATGAAAACATTTCAAAAATCCCACTTCAACACGAACGGGTTGAATTTGTAAATGGAAACCCTGCAAGTATTGATGTTCTTTATCAAGCTAATATATTAAGTTCTAAATCTATTATGGTTTTTTCACCAGATGATGTTCTAACAGCTTCACAGGCAGATGGACATACACTATTAATTGCTTCTATGATAAAAGGAATTGAAAAAGAACATAATCAGCATATTTATACGATTTGTGAAGTGTCCAATTCAAATCATATTCATGCCTTCAACCATGTAAATGTGAACGAATATATTACCGCAAATGACACCGCTGCCCACTTAGCCGCTAGGTCTATTTTGTTTAATGGTTCTAGTGAAATTATTCGCCAACTAACAAGTCATGAGGGATATGACCTTTACTCTATTTCTAAAAAATCAGAGTGGAAAACGTATCAAGATGCAAGCATTGCTTTGTCAGCAAAAGGGGCCATTCTTCTTTCCAACGGAAATGATATGTCCATTATAAGCAAGCTTCATCAACCTATTCCAAGCGATGCAAAATTGTTTATTATTTGTAACGATGAAACATATTTTGATATTGTTTCATAA
- a CDS encoding ATP-dependent Clp protease ATP-binding subunit, giving the protein MMCENCQSKQATVHLNVQINNQHKQLTLCKDCYSMYKQAIPSGFAGGFPSFPFEQFMKEFQQQGSSAENAQPKTQSSGGGILDQLGRNLTHAARAGLIDPVIGRDEEVERMIEILNRRNKNNPVLIGEPGVGKTAVVEGLALKIANGSVPAKLTNKEVYLLDVASLVANTGIRGQFEERMKKIIEELQNRKNIILFIDEIHQLVGAGSAEGSMDAGNILKPALARGELQVVGATTLKEYRKIEKDAALERRFQPVMVHEPTIDKAIEILKGIQDKYEQYHHVSYSDEAIEACVSLSHRYIQDRYLPDKAIDLLDEAGSKKNLMLKNESDEEIKERLKHISLKKQEATKNEDYELAAKLRDEEAHLESQLNSEKSTNEKLVVSIEDIQSIIAKKTGIPVGKLQSHEQSKMKHLEKSLTEKVIGQEDAVRKVSKAIRRSRAGLKSKARPIGSFLFVGPTGVGKTELTKSLAEELFGSKDAMIRLDMSEYMEKHAVSKIIGSPPGYVGHDEAGQLTEKVRRNPYSIILLDEIEKAHPDVQHLFLQILEDGRLTDSQGRTVSFKDTVIIMTSNAGVGEKRITVGFETSSNTAVEESQLLQSLGSFFKPEFLNRFDNIIEFSSLEKEDLLKIVTLMIKELAETLAEQNISITVTNEAKEKLAALGYHPSFGARPLRRAIQEHVEDQITDLLLDQENITQIDIDVVDNKIAVN; this is encoded by the coding sequence ATGATGTGTGAAAATTGTCAATCAAAGCAAGCTACAGTTCATTTAAACGTTCAAATAAATAATCAACATAAGCAACTAACATTATGTAAAGACTGCTATTCAATGTATAAACAAGCTATCCCTTCAGGATTTGCAGGGGGATTTCCTTCGTTTCCATTTGAACAATTTATGAAAGAATTTCAACAACAAGGATCATCAGCGGAAAACGCTCAACCAAAAACTCAATCCAGCGGTGGTGGAATTCTTGACCAACTTGGCCGTAATTTAACTCATGCTGCACGAGCAGGCTTAATCGATCCTGTGATTGGCCGTGATGAAGAAGTTGAGCGAATGATTGAAATCTTAAACCGCCGAAACAAAAATAATCCCGTGTTAATTGGAGAACCAGGCGTAGGTAAAACAGCTGTCGTGGAAGGTCTTGCTTTGAAGATTGCAAACGGATCTGTTCCAGCAAAACTTACAAATAAAGAGGTTTATCTCTTAGATGTAGCATCACTTGTTGCAAATACAGGGATTAGAGGTCAATTTGAAGAACGAATGAAGAAGATTATAGAAGAGCTACAAAATCGTAAAAACATTATATTATTCATAGATGAAATTCATCAGCTTGTTGGGGCTGGTTCAGCAGAGGGGTCAATGGATGCAGGTAATATCCTAAAACCAGCTCTGGCAAGAGGAGAGCTACAAGTTGTAGGTGCTACAACATTAAAAGAATATAGAAAAATTGAAAAAGATGCTGCACTTGAGCGACGCTTTCAGCCAGTAATGGTTCATGAACCAACAATTGATAAAGCGATTGAAATCTTAAAAGGTATTCAAGATAAGTACGAGCAATATCATCATGTATCTTATTCTGATGAAGCTATTGAAGCCTGCGTTTCCCTTTCACATCGTTATATTCAAGACCGATATCTTCCTGATAAAGCAATCGATTTGTTGGATGAAGCTGGTTCTAAAAAGAACTTAATGTTAAAAAATGAAAGTGATGAAGAGATAAAAGAACGTCTAAAACATATTTCACTAAAAAAACAAGAAGCTACTAAAAACGAAGACTACGAATTAGCTGCTAAATTAAGAGATGAAGAAGCTCATCTTGAATCGCAGTTAAATAGTGAAAAATCAACAAATGAAAAGCTTGTTGTTTCTATAGAGGACATTCAATCCATTATAGCAAAGAAAACAGGAATTCCAGTTGGAAAGCTTCAAAGTCATGAGCAATCAAAAATGAAGCATTTAGAGAAAAGTCTTACAGAAAAAGTCATTGGACAAGAAGATGCTGTTCGTAAGGTATCAAAAGCAATCCGAAGAAGTCGTGCTGGTCTTAAATCCAAGGCTCGACCAATTGGTTCCTTCTTATTCGTTGGACCAACCGGTGTTGGTAAAACAGAATTAACAAAGTCATTAGCAGAAGAACTTTTTGGCTCAAAAGACGCAATGATACGCCTAGATATGAGTGAGTATATGGAGAAACATGCTGTTTCAAAAATTATTGGCTCCCCTCCAGGTTATGTAGGGCATGATGAAGCCGGTCAACTAACTGAAAAAGTTCGCCGCAATCCTTATAGTATCATTCTATTAGATGAAATTGAGAAAGCTCATCCAGATGTGCAACACTTGTTCCTACAGATCTTAGAGGATGGCAGATTAACAGATAGTCAAGGTCGTACTGTCAGCTTTAAGGATACTGTTATTATTATGACAAGTAATGCAGGCGTAGGTGAAAAACGTATAACCGTTGGATTTGAAACATCATCAAACACAGCTGTAGAAGAAAGTCAACTATTACAATCACTTGGTTCATTCTTTAAACCAGAATTTCTTAATAGATTTGATAATATCATTGAGTTTTCTTCCCTTGAAAAAGAAGATCTCTTAAAAATTGTTACATTAATGATAAAAGAGCTAGCTGAAACATTAGCAGAACAAAATATCTCGATTACTGTTACTAATGAAGCAAAAGAAAAACTTGCTGCACTAGGCTATCACCCCTCCTTTGGTGCCCGCCCACTTCGCCGTGCCATACAAGAGCATGTAGAAGATCAAATAACTGATCTTCTTTTAGATCAAGAAAATATAACACAAATCGATATAGATGTTGTTGACAATAAGATTGCAGTTAATTAA
- a CDS encoding YkvI family membrane protein, which produces MRRSWIASFQVAAVYVGTVVGAGFATGREIVEFFTKYGIFGLAGILLVGFIFVYIGTKMLILSKRINAASYQDLMIFLFGKKIGRFINIFMLIILLGLTSIMLSGAGAIFKEQLGLSVRLGVIITILLTIAVMFFGIKGLFSVNIIVVPMLILFSTILAVQSFSIEALSVMPDKTSATFKWILSAVSYAAFNLTMAAAVLVPLANEIQDEKVLKRGGILGGVFLTAILISSHIALSTLPNVMDYDIPMAEVMKTTFYAIYFIYIAVIYGEVFTSVIGNLYGLERQVASFLNIPSMIIVCSILCVAAFISKFGYSSLISTLYPIFGYVCLGVLLLLMIKRVPE; this is translated from the coding sequence ATGAGGAGATCTTGGATTGCCTCGTTTCAAGTCGCTGCTGTTTATGTAGGAACAGTAGTAGGAGCTGGATTTGCGACTGGACGAGAAATAGTTGAGTTTTTTACAAAATACGGTATTTTTGGACTTGCAGGTATTTTATTAGTGGGTTTTATTTTTGTTTATATTGGGACGAAAATGCTCATCCTATCAAAGCGAATTAACGCAGCTTCTTATCAAGATTTAATGATCTTTTTATTTGGTAAGAAAATAGGAAGATTTATAAATATTTTTATGCTCATCATATTATTAGGATTAACCTCTATCATGTTGTCAGGTGCAGGAGCAATATTTAAAGAACAGCTTGGTCTTTCTGTAAGGTTAGGTGTTATTATTACGATTTTATTAACAATAGCTGTTATGTTTTTTGGAATTAAGGGGTTATTTAGTGTAAATATCATCGTAGTACCGATGCTGATTCTATTTAGTACAATTCTAGCTGTTCAATCTTTCTCTATTGAAGCTTTAAGTGTAATGCCCGATAAAACATCTGCCACGTTTAAATGGATTCTTTCTGCTGTTTCTTATGCAGCCTTTAATTTAACAATGGCTGCAGCTGTTTTAGTGCCTTTAGCAAATGAAATTCAAGATGAGAAAGTCTTGAAACGGGGAGGAATCCTTGGGGGAGTCTTTTTAACCGCAATCCTAATTAGCAGTCATATTGCTCTTTCGACTCTTCCTAACGTTATGGATTATGACATACCGATGGCCGAGGTAATGAAAACAACTTTTTATGCCATTTATTTTATTTACATAGCTGTTATATATGGTGAAGTTTTTACCTCAGTTATAGGCAATTTATATGGTTTAGAAAGACAAGTAGCATCGTTTCTCAATATACCTAGTATGATTATTGTTTGCTCTATACTATGTGTAGCCGCTTTTATAAGTAAATTTGGGTATAGTTCATTAATTTCTACATTATATCCGATCTTTGGTTATGTTTGTTTAGGAGTACTTCTGTTATTAATGATTAAAAGAGTTCCTGAGTAA
- a CDS encoding DUF6254 family protein gives MTQSKSQKKRQWTVRKQSQNPHGKVKSFDQLLEEAGKKE, from the coding sequence ATGACACAATCAAAATCACAAAAGAAACGTCAATGGACGGTTCGAAAACAATCTCAAAATCCTCATGGTAAAGTAAAATCCTTTGACCAGCTTTTAGAAGAAGCAGGTAAAAAAGAATAA
- a CDS encoding DUF2254 domain-containing protein, translating into MSLKQLIIRVRSSFWYLPTVYGIFAFILAVLSMFLDRYLMNQPFYTKIPDLFLSDMNLSQTILSSLATSLLTMTTITFSSILVVLTTYLSQFSPRTLQNFITDHHTQRVLGIFIGGFIYTIILLLLVRKNDNSTLFIVPTLAIFVSIICLGMFVFFIHHVTTWIKVSNLIFNITKKTITSIHKHFVDEQEFREDPPWENWEYDEIQTVKPYSLYSKRSGYIEYIELEKIISQASKDDLIIKLEQDLGKYVDEDTVLFSIWGLRDVSKSKMYSTFITISSDQEPVQDVHFGLQKLVEIALRAVSPGINDPYTAINSINHLAKILSLLGKKHLATPFHYDEHHQLRLIFEKPSFDDYLYECFYQIRYYAREDVSVMASILKALSFIAQGNTQYIRNSVWDFSFYIVEGLNEVKWLSKDRDFLNKLLKSIAKECNKQKKIQELLLKER; encoded by the coding sequence TTGTCACTAAAACAACTCATTATTCGGGTTCGATCCAGCTTTTGGTATTTGCCAACAGTATATGGAATATTTGCTTTTATTTTGGCCGTACTAAGCATGTTTTTAGATCGTTATCTGATGAATCAACCTTTTTATACAAAAATTCCAGATCTTTTTCTATCTGATATGAACCTTTCACAAACAATATTAAGTTCTTTAGCAACTTCCTTACTAACGATGACAACTATTACATTTTCATCAATTCTTGTAGTCCTAACAACCTATTTATCACAGTTTTCTCCCAGGACATTACAAAATTTTATTACAGATCATCATACACAGCGTGTACTCGGAATTTTTATTGGAGGTTTTATCTATACAATTATTTTATTATTATTAGTACGAAAAAATGATAACAGTACACTTTTTATTGTTCCAACACTAGCCATATTCGTGTCAATCATTTGCTTGGGAATGTTTGTCTTTTTTATTCATCATGTTACAACATGGATAAAAGTAAGTAACTTAATTTTCAATATCACGAAAAAAACAATTACATCTATTCATAAGCATTTTGTTGATGAACAGGAATTTAGGGAGGACCCACCATGGGAGAATTGGGAATATGATGAAATTCAAACAGTTAAGCCTTACTCTCTTTACAGCAAGCGTTCGGGATATATTGAGTATATTGAACTTGAAAAAATAATTTCTCAAGCATCAAAAGATGATTTAATTATAAAGCTAGAACAAGATCTTGGTAAGTATGTTGATGAAGATACCGTTCTTTTTTCAATCTGGGGCCTTAGAGATGTCTCAAAATCAAAAATGTATTCAACTTTTATAACAATTTCATCCGATCAAGAGCCTGTTCAGGATGTTCATTTTGGTTTACAAAAATTAGTTGAAATCGCACTAAGAGCTGTTTCACCAGGAATCAACGATCCTTATACAGCGATAAATAGTATCAATCATTTAGCAAAAATCTTGTCACTATTAGGAAAGAAACATTTAGCCACACCTTTTCATTATGATGAACATCACCAATTGCGTCTGATCTTTGAAAAGCCATCTTTTGATGACTATCTATATGAATGCTTTTATCAAATTCGTTATTATGCCAGAGAAGATGTTTCTGTTATGGCTTCAATATTAAAAGCCCTTTCGTTTATTGCACAAGGAAATACCCAATACATCAGAAACTCTGTTTGGGATTTTTCCTTTTATATTGTGGAAGGATTAAACGAAGTAAAGTGGTTGTCAAAAGATCGGGATTTTTTAAATAAGCTATTAAAATCGATAGCAAAAGAATGTAATAAACAAAAGAAAATACAAGAATTACTTCTCAAAGAAAGGTGA
- the queC gene encoding 7-cyano-7-deazaguanine synthase QueC, which yields MKNEKAVVVFSGGQDSTTCLFWALKQFKEVVAVTFNYNQRHSLEIEVAKSIAEELHVKHHILDMHLLNQLAPNALTRTDIEIEQKDSELPSTFVPGRNLLFLSFATILANQIGAKHIVTGVCETDFSGYPDCRDAFVKSCNVTLNLALDKPFVIHTPLMWINKAETWKLADELGALDFVREKTLTCYNGLIAEGCGECPACELRRKGLEEYLVEKGVSVK from the coding sequence ATGAAAAATGAAAAAGCAGTCGTTGTTTTCAGTGGCGGACAAGATAGTACAACATGCTTATTTTGGGCGTTAAAGCAATTCAAGGAAGTAGTGGCTGTAACATTTAATTATAATCAACGCCACAGCTTAGAAATTGAGGTTGCAAAATCTATTGCTGAGGAACTTCATGTTAAGCATCATATTTTAGATATGCATTTACTAAATCAGCTAGCACCTAATGCGTTAACAAGAACGGATATTGAAATTGAACAAAAAGATAGTGAGCTACCATCTACTTTTGTACCAGGTCGTAATCTACTATTTTTATCGTTTGCAACAATTTTGGCAAATCAAATAGGTGCAAAACATATTGTAACAGGTGTGTGTGAAACTGATTTTAGCGGTTACCCAGATTGTCGAGATGCATTTGTTAAATCATGTAATGTAACGTTAAACCTAGCACTGGATAAACCATTTGTTATTCATACACCGCTAATGTGGATTAATAAAGCGGAAACTTGGAAATTGGCTGACGAGCTTGGGGCGTTAGATTTTGTTCGAGAAAAAACATTAACATGCTATAACGGTTTGATAGCAGAAGGCTGTGGTGAGTGTCCAGCTTGTGAGTTAAGAAGAAAGGGACTTGAGGAATATCTAGTTGAAAAAGGAGTGAGTGTTAAATGA
- the queD gene encoding 6-carboxytetrahydropterin synthase QueD, whose protein sequence is MIQQIYPQVQHSYQFELNKDMHIAAAHYIPHEDAGKCQKVHGHTYFVNITIAGDKLDESGFLVNFASLKKLIHNRFDHSLLNDHTDLFSEEDSNYFPTTEGVARAIYEVIQNELDTKANKPKCVQVFVRETPTSYVVFRPKRKEG, encoded by the coding sequence ATGATTCAGCAGATTTATCCGCAGGTTCAGCATTCATATCAATTTGAGTTAAACAAAGATATGCATATAGCAGCAGCACATTATATCCCTCATGAAGATGCTGGGAAATGTCAGAAGGTACATGGACACACATATTTTGTCAATATTACAATTGCTGGTGATAAACTTGATGAATCAGGTTTTCTTGTGAATTTTGCTTCATTAAAGAAACTTATTCATAACCGCTTTGATCATTCGCTATTAAACGATCATACTGATCTTTTTTCAGAGGAAGACTCTAATTATTTTCCGACGACTGAAGGAGTAGCCAGAGCCATTTATGAAGTAATTCAAAATGAGCTTGATACAAAAGCGAATAAACCAAAATGTGTTCAAGTTTTTGTAAGAGAAACACCTACAAGTTATGTTGTGTTCCGTCCTAAGCGCAAGGAGGGATAA
- the queE gene encoding 7-carboxy-7-deazaguanine synthase QueE, with product MKKVPVLEIFGPTIQGEGMVIGQKTMFVRTAGCDYSCSWCDSAFTWDGSAKDDIRQMTAADIWTELVEVGQDRFSHVTISGGNPALLGNLRELIFLLKEKGIKIAIETQGSKYQEWLKDIDDLTISPKPPSSGMKTDFEKLDFIITELDRLERSHCISLKVVIFNKEDIQYAKNVHLRYPNLPFYLQVGNDDVLGGDTEKLVQNLLGKYEWLIDQVIDDKDLNSVRVLPQLHTLVWGNKRGV from the coding sequence ATGAAGAAAGTTCCCGTATTAGAAATTTTTGGTCCAACCATACAAGGTGAGGGGATGGTCATAGGTCAAAAAACAATGTTTGTTCGAACAGCTGGCTGTGATTATTCATGTAGTTGGTGTGATTCAGCTTTTACATGGGATGGATCGGCTAAAGATGATATCAGACAAATGACAGCTGCTGATATTTGGACGGAACTAGTTGAAGTAGGCCAAGACCGGTTTTCGCATGTGACGATATCAGGAGGAAATCCAGCTTTGCTTGGAAATCTTCGAGAGCTTATCTTTTTGTTGAAGGAGAAAGGGATAAAAATAGCTATTGAAACTCAAGGTAGTAAATACCAAGAGTGGCTGAAGGATATCGATGATTTAACCATTTCTCCAAAGCCACCTAGCTCTGGAATGAAAACAGACTTTGAAAAACTAGACTTTATTATTACTGAATTAGATAGATTAGAAAGATCTCATTGTATTAGTTTAAAAGTTGTTATCTTTAATAAAGAAGACATTCAGTATGCTAAAAATGTTCATCTTCGCTATCCAAACCTTCCATTTTATCTTCAAGTAGGAAATGATGATGTACTTGGAGGAGATACGGAAAAGCTTGTGCAGAACCTCTTAGGAAAATATGAGTGGCTAATTGATCAAGTGATAGATGATAAAGACCTAAATTCTGTGCGAGTGTTGCCGCAGCTTCATACGCTGGTCTGGGGAAATAAACGAGGTGTTTAA
- the queF gene encoding preQ(1) synthase, protein MAGRKSDELNDVTLLGNQGVNYLFEYSPQILETFDNKHPNRDYFVKFNCPEFTSLCPITNQPDFATIYISYIPDIKMVESKSLKLYLFSFRNHGDFHEDCMNIIMNDLIELMDPRYIEVWGKFTPRGGISIDPYTNYGKPGTKYEKMAEYRMMNHDLYPETVDNR, encoded by the coding sequence ATGGCTGGAAGAAAAAGCGATGAATTAAATGATGTTACGTTACTTGGGAATCAAGGAGTAAACTATTTGTTTGAATATTCTCCACAAATTTTAGAAACTTTTGATAATAAGCATCCGAATCGCGATTACTTTGTAAAGTTTAATTGTCCGGAGTTTACTTCATTATGTCCGATTACGAATCAACCTGATTTTGCCACAATATATATTAGCTATATTCCTGATATAAAAATGGTTGAAAGCAAATCTCTGAAATTATATTTATTTAGCTTTAGAAACCATGGTGATTTTCACGAAGATTGTATGAATATTATTATGAATGATTTAATTGAGTTAATGGATCCACGATATATCGAAGTATGGGGTAAGTTTACACCACGTGGTGGGATTTCAATTGATCCTTATACGAATTATGGTAAGCCTGGTACAAAGTATGAGAAAATGGCTGAATACCGTATGATGAATCATGATCTATATCCAGAAACAGTTGATAATCGATAG